From the genome of Actinomycetes bacterium:
GCCGGGTCACAGACAAGGTTGAACAGGTCATCAAACCGCCGCGTGGGGTCGTCGATGGCCCATCGGTGCAGCTTGGCCTGGATTCCCAGTACCCGCGCCTCCGCCTCCTCAGCGGTCGGCCACGGCGCGCCGGTCTTCACCGGCGACCTCCTGGCATGCCAGCTCCAAGACCGCGAACTCGCTGCCCCCCTTCGCCATGTACACGCCTCTCGCGTGCTCGGACTACTACGGGGGCTCCGTCCCCTCCCACAGCCACCAGCCGACGGCCAGCCTGCCCGCCACCGCGCCGGCCGCGCGGCAGGAAGGGCAGCCCTGGGAGGGTTCCCACGTTCACAAGACGACCGCTTGACGGGGGCGGTGCCCAGCTCTTCCCCGGCAGCATCGCCACGGGTACGCCGCAGACCTTCCCCGTGGCCTTCGACCACGCCCAAAAGAAAGCGCGGCTCGAAGTCGCCTCCTGCCTGGGCAGGCGGTTGGCGTGCGCTGCATCCCGGCCCACATCCACCAGGTTGGAGCCGGTGATTCCCTTACGGGGGTTCAACCACTGGTTCACTCGTCGTTCCACCTTCCCGTCTTGCTTGCCAGGCCCGAGCCGTCTGGTGGTGCCGGCCCGCCCTGTCGTTGTCGGGGCTGCTCCCGCCACTTCCTGGGCCTCCAGGAAGCGGCTGCCCCCAGCTTCGCCGTCCTGCTGCGACAGGCTCGGCGGTGGAGTCCCTTCCCCTCCACACGGTTCGTCTCGCGCCTCGTGGTACCGGTAGAGACCTGTATTCGAGTGTCGCGTATTCCGTCAGGTCTCCCTGGTGGCCGTGACAGGCTGATCCCGGTCTCATCGACTAGCAATCCGTCGCCTGGCCGGCGCCGAGCTCCTACCGGAGACCCATACGCTCCGGAGTGGAAGGAGGCACCGTGACGCCATCAGCGCCTGCTGTCGCCGTCCAGCCCCGGGAACCAACCCGCACCAGCCGGCTGCTGTGGCTGGCGGCTGCCGCCGCCGTGGTCGCGGTCATCGGTGTCCTGGCGGCCATCACGATCCGCCAACAGGACCGCATCGCTGACCTCCAGGCACAGAACGGCCGCGTCATAGAGGTGATCACTGCGCCGGACGCCGGGCTCGTCTATGTCCCCGTCGCAACCGGCGGCAGGTGGGACGATCGTGTCCTCCCGCGAGTTCGGCCAAGCCGTGGCTCACCATGACCGGGCTCCCCGAGCTGTCGGACACCCTGATCTACGAGCTGTGGCTGACAAGTGACAGGTCCTGGGGTCTCGCGCAGCTTCCAGGAAGGCTCGACCGGGTCGTTCGCGCTGCCACTCCGACAGGGGAAACCCAAATAGTTACCGTACGAAGTCCGCGATCGCCGCAGCGGTCTGCGCAGGCTGGCCGAGCCATGGCCCGTGCCCGCCGGCCAACACCTCCAGTCGTGCCTGTGGGATCAGTTCGGCTACTGCCCGGGCGACCGAGACGTCGCCAAGCGGCTCCCGCTTGCCCCACATCACCAGCGTAGGCATGGCCACCCGTCGCAGCTCGTCCGGCCGAATCCGTGAACCACGGCGGAACCCGGAAGCCGTTACCAAGGCGAATGGCGAGACGAACACGCGTTCCTCGGCCCTGGTGGCGCGGTCGGCGATCGGGTCCCCGAA
Proteins encoded in this window:
- a CDS encoding group II intron reverse transcriptase/maturase; its protein translation is MKTGAPWPTAEEAEARVLGIQAKLHRWAIDDPTRRFDDLFNLVCDPA